Proteins found in one Quercus robur chromosome 2, dhQueRobu3.1, whole genome shotgun sequence genomic segment:
- the LOC126714867 gene encoding cinnamoyl-CoA reductase-like SNL6 isoform X2, translated as MGIVRTEQSRKLELEELRRMLVACAGIQRRKDQEEFKGVRVSSKENKDDILEKLVCVTSGVSYLGLAIVNKLLLRGYSVRIIVENEEDINMLREMETSGEMRTISNNVSAVMAKLTEVESLAEAFQGCRGVFHTSSFTDPAGLSGYSKSMAEIEVKANENVMNACARTPSVRKCVLTSSLVACLWRDNAQNDVSSVINHDCWSDETLCTDKKLWYALGKLRAEKVAWTIAKENGLKLATLCPGLITGPNFCRRNPTATIAYLKGAQEMYSNGILAIVDVDRLAGAQVCVFEEMDKNAHGRYLCFDNVIGRDEAENIARETGMPINKICGNGDIEARFELSNKKLCCLMSRTLRSCYSEC; from the exons ATGGGGATTGTAAGGACGGAGCAGAGCAGGAAGTTGGAGTTGGAGGAGCTCCGCCGCATGTTGGTGGCGTGTGCCGGCATACAGAGGAGGAAAGACCAAGAAGAGTTTAAAGGGGTTCGAGTGTCatccaaagaaaacaaagatgaTATACTAGAGAAGTTGGTATGTGTCACTAGTGGTGTTTCTTATTTAGGCCTTGCTATTGTGAACAAGCTCTTGCTTCGTGGCTACTCAGTTCGGATCATTGTGGAAAATGAAG AAGATATAAATATGTTAAGAGAAATGGAAACGTCAGGAGAGATGAGGACAATTAGCAACAATGTATCAGCAGTAATGGCAAAGTTGACTGAGGTTGAAAGCTTAGCAGAAGCATTCCAAGGCTGTCGTGGCGTTTTTCACACCTCTTCCTTTACCGACCCTGCTGGCCTTTCTGGCTATTCA AAATCCATGGCTGAAATAGAAGTGAAGGCCAATGAGAATGTGATGAATGCATGTGCAAGAACACCGTCAGTAAGGAAATGCGTGCTCACATCCTCACTTGTTGCATGCTTGTGGCGTGACAACGCCCAAAATGATGTCTCCTCTGTTATCAACCATGACTGCTGGAGTGATGAAACACTATGCACTGACAAAAAG CTATGGTATGCCTTGGGCAAGCTGAGGGCAGAGAAGGTTGCATGGACAATAGCCAAGGAGAACGGGTTAAAACTGGCCACCTTATGTCCAGGACTCATTACAGGTCCCAATTTTTGTCGAAGAAATCCAACAGCAACAATTGCTTATCTTAAAG GAGCTCAAGAGATGTATTCAAATGGAATACTAGCAATTGTTGATGTTGACAGATTGGCTGGGGCACAAGTATGTGTTTTTGAGGAAATGGACAAGAATGCACATGGCAGATACCTTTGCTTTGACAATGTTATTGGGAGGGATGAAGCTGAGAACATAGCAAGGGAAACAGGAATGCCTATAAACAAGATTTGTGGAAATGGGGACATTGAAGCTCGGTTTGAGTTGTCTAATAAGAAGCTTTGTTGTCTTATGTCAAGAACACTCCGGAGTTGTTACAGTGAatgttaa
- the LOC126714867 gene encoding cinnamoyl-CoA reductase-like SNL6 isoform X1: protein MGIVRTEQSRKLELEELRRMLVACAGIQRRKDQEEFKGVRVSSKENKDDILEKLVCVTSGVSYLGLAIVNKLLLRGYSVRIIVENEEDINMLREMETSGEMRTISNNVSAVMAKLTEVESLAEAFQGCRGVFHTSSFTDPAGLSGYSVSLATLIYSSKSMAEIEVKANENVMNACARTPSVRKCVLTSSLVACLWRDNAQNDVSSVINHDCWSDETLCTDKKLWYALGKLRAEKVAWTIAKENGLKLATLCPGLITGPNFCRRNPTATIAYLKGAQEMYSNGILAIVDVDRLAGAQVCVFEEMDKNAHGRYLCFDNVIGRDEAENIARETGMPINKICGNGDIEARFELSNKKLCCLMSRTLRSCYSEC from the exons ATGGGGATTGTAAGGACGGAGCAGAGCAGGAAGTTGGAGTTGGAGGAGCTCCGCCGCATGTTGGTGGCGTGTGCCGGCATACAGAGGAGGAAAGACCAAGAAGAGTTTAAAGGGGTTCGAGTGTCatccaaagaaaacaaagatgaTATACTAGAGAAGTTGGTATGTGTCACTAGTGGTGTTTCTTATTTAGGCCTTGCTATTGTGAACAAGCTCTTGCTTCGTGGCTACTCAGTTCGGATCATTGTGGAAAATGAAG AAGATATAAATATGTTAAGAGAAATGGAAACGTCAGGAGAGATGAGGACAATTAGCAACAATGTATCAGCAGTAATGGCAAAGTTGACTGAGGTTGAAAGCTTAGCAGAAGCATTCCAAGGCTGTCGTGGCGTTTTTCACACCTCTTCCTTTACCGACCCTGCTGGCCTTTCTGGCTATTCAGTGAGCCTAGCTACTCTTATTTATTcttca AAATCCATGGCTGAAATAGAAGTGAAGGCCAATGAGAATGTGATGAATGCATGTGCAAGAACACCGTCAGTAAGGAAATGCGTGCTCACATCCTCACTTGTTGCATGCTTGTGGCGTGACAACGCCCAAAATGATGTCTCCTCTGTTATCAACCATGACTGCTGGAGTGATGAAACACTATGCACTGACAAAAAG CTATGGTATGCCTTGGGCAAGCTGAGGGCAGAGAAGGTTGCATGGACAATAGCCAAGGAGAACGGGTTAAAACTGGCCACCTTATGTCCAGGACTCATTACAGGTCCCAATTTTTGTCGAAGAAATCCAACAGCAACAATTGCTTATCTTAAAG GAGCTCAAGAGATGTATTCAAATGGAATACTAGCAATTGTTGATGTTGACAGATTGGCTGGGGCACAAGTATGTGTTTTTGAGGAAATGGACAAGAATGCACATGGCAGATACCTTTGCTTTGACAATGTTATTGGGAGGGATGAAGCTGAGAACATAGCAAGGGAAACAGGAATGCCTATAAACAAGATTTGTGGAAATGGGGACATTGAAGCTCGGTTTGAGTTGTCTAATAAGAAGCTTTGTTGTCTTATGTCAAGAACACTCCGGAGTTGTTACAGTGAatgttaa